A region from the Metarhizium brunneum chromosome 7, complete sequence genome encodes:
- the fleA_1 gene encoding Fucose-specific lectin, with translation MSYTILHDTGLAAVADRDKVTIYVQLSNGSLGEATSSPNGNWNVSPIQIPNAPAPKLYTPLVVLIGKNQQRHLFYIEGNNYLSEAVYKDKDSGWSIGTLRTLGIIPAQYSKIAAAKPFEGNDQICVFYQVPNMSGAIRQVTWNGTWWTQDTRDLGDDVLTGTGLAAVGAELGTNISNTKTENPPVVFFQQSNLDLAWLQDTSTRKINDVDPTASPHTPLAATGPRNENLDIGSDLFYTSDQNVIQSLAVDELGKKYGIDEVTATTPKGNLAAVVAKKRVGTRNVDQVIVIYQGPGTEPQSQSVPDGSTKRDTGACLYQTSYIVTKADEGGKLARSEFEHALLRFE, from the exons ATGTCTTATACCATCCTCCATGACACCGGCTTAGCTGCCGTTGCCGATCGCGACAAAGTCACCATCTACGTCCAACTTTCCAATGGCTCGTTGGGCGAGGCAACTTCCTCTCCCAACGGAAACTGGAACGTATCCCCGATCCAGATCCCGAACGCACCGGCTCCAAAGCTCTACACGCCGCTAGTAGTTCTCATTGGCAAGAACCAACAGAGA CACCTCTTCTACATCGAAGGCAACAACTACCTCAGCGAGGCCGTCTACAAGGACAAAGACAGCGGGTGGTCTATCGGCACCCTAAGGACCCTGGGAATCATCCCGGCCCAATACTCCAAGATTGCTGCCGCAAAGCCCTTCGAGGGCAATGACCAGATCTGCGTCTTCTACCAGGTTCCGAACATGAGCGGCGCTATCCGCCAGGTCACATGGAACGGAACCTGGTGGACACAGGACACTCGCGACCTGGGCGACGATGTCCTCACGGGCACTGGCCTCGCCGCTGTCGGCGCCGAACTAGGGACCAACATCTCCAATACCAAAACCGAGAACCCGCCCGTGGTTTTCTTCCAGCAGAGCAACTTGGATCTGGCGTGGCTGCAGGATACCT CAACTCGTAAAATCAACGACGTGGACCCGACAGCCTCGCCGCATACCCCTCTGGCTGCTACCGGCCCGCGAAATGAGAACCTAGACATTGGTTCGGATCTGTTCTACACCTCTGACCAAAATGTAATTCAGTCCCTTGCTGTTGACGAGCTTGGTAAGAAATATGGCATTGATGAAGTCACTGCCACCACTCCCAAGGGGAATCTTGCTGCCGTTGTGGCCAAGAAACGCGTCGGAACTAGGAACGTTGACCAGGTTATTGTCATCTATCAGGGCCCTGGGACTGAACCACAGAGTCAGTCTGTTCCTGATGGTTCCACTAAACGCGATACTGGGGCTTGTCTTTATCAGACTAGTTATATTGTGACGAAGGCGGATGAGGGGGGAAAGCTGGCGAGGTCCGAGTTTGAGCATGCGCTGTTGAGGTTTGAGTAG